The proteins below are encoded in one region of Saccopteryx leptura isolate mSacLep1 chromosome 1, mSacLep1_pri_phased_curated, whole genome shotgun sequence:
- the FBXW7 gene encoding F-box/WD repeat-containing protein 7 isoform X5, whose product MNQELLSVGSKRRRTGGSLRGNPSSSQADEEQMNRVVEEEQQQQQLRQEEEHTVRNGQVVGADFRPGDQNDSQQGQLEENNNRFISVDEDSSGNQEEPEEDEEHAGEQDEEDEEEEEMDQESDDFDQSDDSSREDEHTHSNSVTNSSSIVDLPIQLSSPFYTKTTKVSICSLVCT is encoded by the coding sequence ATGAATCAGGAACTGCTCTCTGTGGGCAGCAAAAGACGACGAACTGGAGGCTCTCTGAGAGGTaacccttcctcaagccaggCAGATGAGGAACAGATGAATCGTGTGGTGGAGGaggaacagcagcagcaacagctaaGGCAAGAGGAGGAACACACCGTAAGGAACGGTCAAGTTGTCGGAGCAGACTTCAGGCCCGGAGACCAAAATGATTCCCAGCAAGGACaattggaagaaaacaataatCGCTTCATTTCAGTAGATGAGGACTCTTCAGGAAACCAAGAAGAACCAGAGGAAGATGAAGAACATGCTGGGGAACAagatgaggaggatgaggaggaagaggaaatggaCCAGGAGAGTGATGATTTTGATCAGTCTGATGACAGTAGCAGGGAAGATGAACATACACATAGTAACAGTGTCACAAACTCCAGTAGTATCGTGGACCTGCCTATTCAACTCTCCTCCCCATTCTATACAAAGACAACAAAAGTGAGTATATGTAGTCTGGTGTGCACCTGA